The Fusarium fujikuroi IMI 58289 draft genome, chromosome FFUJ_chr05 DNA segment ACATAGCATCGGGGTCGAGCTGGGTAGGTTCCTGGGCCTTGGGCTTAGGCGCAGCAGGCTTAGGGTTAGCCTCCTGGTTCTTCGCTTTCTCTTCTCGAGAGGCCTgggcagcagccttcttggctcGCTTCTGGGtgcgcttcttcaactcattGCGCGTGACCTGTTCCCCCGTCACCTCGTCAAGCACGAGCTTGACGGTGCCCTCGGTGACCTCAGCGACAGGGTCGGACATGATGTCAATTGGTGCAATATCGTTAACGGGCTTCGTATGGTATCGTCTCTATCCTTTCTATTTGCTTTAGAAAGTTCTCGGCTGTGTTCGATGTTGAAGCTCGTGGTGGGGTTATTTTTGAAGATGGAAAGTTATCGAGATGTTGGTGGGGGAGGGGTGGAGGGGTCTTTTGGAGGGCTGCAATTGGGCGGCATTGAGTCATAAGGGgaaagataaaaagataaGAGAGGTCCGATATAACAAAGTGACAAGCATCAACTATCCAAGTTGGAGAACTTGACTCATACTGGCTAATTCTATTTTTGTTTTCGATGTCACTACCCCGGAATAAAAGGTCAGAGGATATTGGTCATGCCTAGGTAGGTTTTATCGTTGAGCACTGCTCTCCATTGCCGTACTTTAACAGTCACTATGAGGATAACAGGATTGGCCAACGAGCACGATCGTTGTAACTAGAGTTTGAGCATGTGTCTCTGTAGAAGAGTTCAAGGACGGAAGCGCAAGCGAAATCGGGCATGGGGATCTGTCATAGATCTTCCATGAGAACAGTTTTTGGTTGTCTTGCTTTCACGTACACTGGTTGCGAACATACGGTTCTTTTTAATCAATGtgttaccttaccttaggtTCTGTAAGTTTGTAtcatcttgagaagctctgAATGTCAGTTGGTGGAGTCTTCTATCATGAGAAAGCCATATCGTCGACATACTCGAACAAATCAGCTACCCTGTAGCAACAGCGGAACGTCGATCGGCCATCAATGTTTATGATCGGATCGTCGCTGCTGGATGGGATACCCGATAATTTTTAACACTACATGTCATCCGAGAAACCTAAGGTAATTCAAATCGTCGTGACATAGAGGGGGTTTATGCTTCCAAGTATGTTGGGGATCAGACTCTAATACGATTTATCACAGAGGCACCCCTGAGTGAATCCAAGCAAGACCAAAAGAGACTGTCATGGTCAGAAAGTGGGTGTTGATCCTGGGAGGATCGTGATGGTAACGTGCATGTTCCACTACTTCATCATGTAGGATTCAAGATTTCGAATTTGTTTCTGCCGTTCAGCTGTTGAAACGAACTTTTTCTTGGGAATTTGTAATCGGCTCAGAGTCGTAGACGCAGTGAAGAGCAACAGGAATATTCATGTGAAAAACGAGTCGTCGCACCAAATTGGAGTGAGTCTGTATTGACGATATTCGTCATCAAGTAGTAGTCTCGCACACTAACTATGGCTCAACTGTGAGAGGCTAGAGAGGCTCAAAGTGTCACAGCGTTAAGTCACTATCACAGTTGCTGCGGGGAAAGTTGCAACGGTTCAATGGCGCAAAGCGGAGTTTGAGTTTCTGCTCAATATTCTCCGTGAGACAAGAAGCTGATGGTGGTTGTCATCATACCAAGAGGCGATGGTGTAGATCTGACGAGAGTGGGGGTTCAAGTATAGGAATCATGAGCAAGTCCAAACTCGAAAGAATTGAGCGGGCGCTTTTACGTATTTAATTACGAGGGACGTGGTAGTAGCCAAGGATTTCCGACATCCGAAGTCCCCGTTCACAGACGTGGGATGCCCTCACTCAGCTCAGCGAACCAAGGcccatcgccatcctcaagGCCAATGTCGTGATATGGCTGACAGCGGTTACAAGGGCTACTTAACCCACATAGCGCAAGCTTGACCGCAAACTAGGCTCTAACAGGACGCCTAAATCAATCTCCCCGAAGATTTACTGTGGCGTCAATCCACCTGCTGTCGCTGCAGAAGCACCTCCGCTCCACGGGCTGCTAGTGCtagcccagcccagcctctGATAGCAGAGGGCCCTCGCACGCCATCGGCTGCTCGCCAGCTCGCCATGAGCAGGGCAGGGGAACAACCTGCAGAAGGGAACTCTACAGCGACGACCATGGAAGATCTCAACTTGGTTCTTGGACACAAGACCTCACGGAGTCTTGCTGATAGTGAGAGCCTCGCCAGCGCCAACCGAAGCAGCAGCATGGGCTGTCGAGTCTGTCGCGCGAGAAAGGTAAGTGCCGTaatttttttctttcattTTCAGTGTCTGTCTGATAAGAGATTCATTCAACTCACATGAGATAAACCTCAGGTCAAATGCGACGGTCGGCCCAACGGCTGTCGCAATTGTGAACGTCTCCAACTCGAGtgtgttgacgatgacggtTCAAAGTCTGGCAGCCGGCGTGGATCAGTTCCTGTGTCCCTCAGGAAGATCAGGACTTATCGATCATGTACCAGTTGTCGCGTATCAAAGACTAAATGCGACGGCGACCGCCCGAGATGTTCACGATGTAGCGCCCGCAATCTCGAGTGCCAATATGACGGAGGCTCGGCTCCTCGCTGGGCACGCAACCTCAGCAAAGCACCAACTTCAGGCTCGACTGAAGAAGATTTTGAGTCTTCTCTGGATGCTTCCTCAGTTGCCGGGGAGAGTCTAAGGTCACACAGTCTCATCCAGTCACGGGAGAACGATGTCGCAACGTCTCATCGGTCAAGCACCAGAGataccagcagcatcaatcCACCCATAGACTTTTCCGATGATACCGAGTTGTCTATTCATTCATGGTAAACCGATGCTTCATTCCCGAGGATCCGGGTCAATTCCCAGCTGACTTATTCCTCCTAGGCTTATATCACCAGATCTCCCATCTGGGAACAACATCCGTACCGTAGTCGACCACTATTTTGCCAACATCCATCCTCTCCGATGCTTTGCTTTTGTACATAGACCATCATTTGCTCGTCTGTTAGATAAGGGCTTTGAGTCCGATGACGAAAAGGCACTGCTGCACATTATTTGTGCACAGGGAGCCAAGTATGTCCCCCAATCTGAACTATGTGAACATGACACTAATTATCCAGATTCTATGCACTGTCTATCAATTTGGAGGATCAAGATGCCAAAGCGAGCTTGATCCGAGCTGCGGGCAACAACTGGGCAAAAAAGGCTGAAATGCTGGTACTCACCAACTTTGGCAAGATTTCAGTCCAAAGACTCATGGTAAATTCTCACGCAATGCTCGAGCTCGCAAATGACTGACACAATTTATTCAGACATGCATATTACTTTACGACTTCCATTTTAGACTAGGCGAATACACCCAAGCTCTGATGCTGAGTGGTCTCGCAGTCCGAATGGCTCACGCACTACAGCTCAACGTCGAGTTCTCACCCGACATTCTCTGCGCAGAGGCCAACGAGTCCTCCCCACCAGCCGTTGAGAAGGAGAGTCGCCGTAGACTCATGTGGGCCTGCTACATCCTAGATGCCTGGACGGGTAGTGGTGTTGATCAATTAACACTACTGCGAGAAGCCGATATCAAAATCCAGTTGCCCTGTAACGAACGTAACTTCAGACTTCGGATCCCTTGTGTAACAGAGACGCTCGGTGTAGGACATGTTCTGCAATTTCTCCCTCCTGCGATTGTTCCACGAAGGCCGGCTGCCAACATGGGCATCATGGCTTACTACATCCGAATTGTCACCCTATGGAAACGGGTAGTCAGGTTCGTATGAAAACCAGAATGCCCTTCAGACGACACCAGCGTCTAACTGAGTACAGATATGTAAAGCATCTGAATACGAGCCCGCCTCCGTGGCTTCCCGAGTCCGACTTTGCAGCTCTTGATGCCGATTTGCGATCATGGGGACGACATCTTCCCG contains these protein-coding regions:
- a CDS encoding related to nitrate assimilation regulatory protein nirA is translated as MSRAGEQPAEGNSTATTMEDLNLVLGHKTSRSLADSESLASANRSSSMGCRVCRARKVKCDGRPNGCRNCERLQLECVDDDGSKSGSRRGSVPVSLRKIRTYRSCTSCRVSKTKCDGDRPRCSRCSARNLECQYDGGSAPRWARNLSKAPTSGSTEEDFESSLDASSVAGESLRSHSLIQSRENDVATSHRSSTRDTSSINPPIDFSDDTELSIHSWLISPDLPSGNNIRTVVDHYFANIHPLRCFAFVHRPSFARLLDKGFESDDEKALLHIICAQGAKFYALSINLEDQDAKASLIRAAGNNWAKKAEMLVLTNFGKISVQRLMTCILLYDFHFRLGEYTQALMLSGLAVRMAHALQLNVEFSPDILCAEANESSPPAVEKESRRRLMWACYILDAWTGSGVDQLTLLREADIKIQLPCNERNFRLRIPCVTETLGVGHVLQFLPPAIVPRRPAANMGIMAYYIRIVTLWKRVVRYVKHLNTSPPPWLPESDFAALDADLRSWGRHLPEFISYSTDTIYARLESDQLGSLVLLHCTYHHNLLDLYRISMPDLFKLIKPFYFPPNQQEFLQSLQADCFYHAKQISTILAEAVQHGARYLADSLLPCFAYDSSRVMLYYIARLLDLSRPDAETIVVDAINAVESNSKILRTMAALFPLADSLATTTERWLAKIRKTFAQDEHMSDRPLHGDEERSPILTGSPVTSSPDEAMGALGLARLAQGQSSDMKPIDRDAWNKVESGSSSASKRGAGSVSGASSQPEVTPARSKLQHEQPVSQRTPPGATTSHMDHQAVDLSDLQNYLSWDMYGIMEMNDNGLKAGIEDNGMPSWSTM